From a single Miscanthus floridulus cultivar M001 chromosome 8, ASM1932011v1, whole genome shotgun sequence genomic region:
- the LOC136473985 gene encoding uncharacterized protein codes for MARSPRGRNLQARQRRSASSDVPLCSWKTEGTNKGNDMSVTSEKNEWKGATCPVCLEHPHDAVLLLCTSHHKGCRPYMCGTNYRHSNCLEHFKEAYAKEKMALGVSAESAPGLPLSSSTLPSSKQPCVMELACPLCRGEVKGWTVVEPARQYLNQKRRTCMHDGCSFHGSYKELCKHVKSKHPSAKPREVDPATADEWKRFECERERQDAISTIRSMNPGALIMGDYVLELNGGGNNHLPSDGDNFDLEERLNFFTSLDRTLNERIDLYDSSDSLDEGFDFLASLFTHGRRISTGGPFSRAYRRHRERPRRSTNSVDASDIQHESVSTQRGQRAVRAIGRTSRRHHPMVAHIRPTRGS; via the coding sequence ATGGCAAGATCACCAAGAGGTAGGAACCTCCAAGCTCGTCAACGTAGGTCAGCTTCTTCAGATGTGCCCTTGTGCTCCTGGAAGACGGAAGGAACAAACAAAGGAAATGATATGTCAGTGACCTCTGAGAAGAATGAATGGAAAGGAGCCACTTGCCCAGTTTGCTTGGAGCATCCACATGATGCTGTCCTCCTCCTGTGTACCTCTCACCACAAGGGCTGCCGACCATATATGTGTGGTACCAACTACCGTCATTCTAACTGCCTTGAACACTTTAAAGAAGCTTACGCAAAGGAAAAAATGGCTCTTGGTGTTTCGGCTGAGTCTGCACCTGGCCTTCCATTATCCTCGAGCACACTGCCATCAAGCAAGCAGCCATGTGTAATGGAACTTGCCTGCCCTCTCTGCCGTGGAGAGGTTAAAGGATGGACTGTGGTTGAACCTGCGCGTCAGTATCTGAACCAGAAAAGGAGAACTTGCATGCATGATGGGTGCTCATTCCATGGCTCGTATAAGGAGCTTTGCAAGCATGTGAAGTCGAAGCACCCTTCAGCGAAACCTCGTGAAGTTGATCCTGCTACTGCAGATGAGTGGAAAAGGTTTGAATGTGAGAGAGAGCGGCAGGATGCCATCAGCACTATCAGGTCCATGAACCCAGGAGCTTTGATCATGGGGGATTATGTCCTTGAGTTGAatggtggtggcaacaaccatttGCCCTCGGATGGAGATAACTTCGACTTGGAGGAAAGGCTCAACTTCTTCACATCCTTAGATCGTACTTTGAATGAGCGAATTGACTTGTATGACTCGTCAGATAGTTTGGATGAGGGGTTTGACTTCTTGGCATCCCTGTTTACCCATGGCAGGAGAATCTCTACTGGAGGTCCATTTAGCAGGGCTTATAGAAGACATAGGGAGAGGCCTAGACGTTCAACGAATTCTGTTGATGCTTCTGACATTCAGCATGAGTCAGTTAGCACTCAAAGGGGACAGCGTGCTGTTCGGGCTATAGGCAGAACTTCACGGCGGCACCATCCTATGGTCGCTCATATAAGGCCTACACGAGGCAGCTGA